tTGCAtctgcaggacttttgccagctcacatGCGTAGTGGAAAGCAACAAGCATAGTGGAAAACAcaatcataagaggtcttttctgtactatATAATGTACGACAAAAAAAACTGTTCCTCAAAGAACATTATTTATACCACTGTGTGCCTTTTTTCTTAGAGTGTATGTCTGATTTTTGTCTTTAACAAATAATCAAAATGAGTAAATGACAAatggtaaattaaaaaatattataaaaatgacaGTCCTGAAACACCCACATACCTGAAataagtcttgttgtcgatcccagttgtaaaagcaacagaCTTCTTGTTGACAGTGAAGTCTTGACTTTGTTGACAGTGGCAGAAGGTAAACAATTGGATGCTCAAAAAGATATGAGGTGCCTCATGCTAAACATAACCTTAGATATGAATAGGTTGTTGCATAGCCATGATAAAAACTCAAAATGTTCTAATCAGACTAAAATCGTCTCTCTAATCAGTTTCAGAATGGAGGCCACACATGTGCATTGGAGAGAAACACAGCACATCTGCTACAGAATCCTTACCAGCAGCAGAACAGACCCCATCCAAACCTTTACTTTGAGGATACTTTTACAAATCAATTGTTAGCAGGCTGTGATCTGAGGTGATATGCCAGAAATAGCCAAAGTAAGGTATAATAAGAGATAAAGAAACAGAAACTGGGGTAAAAAAAGACTGAACATGGACAAAGAAAAGCACAACTGTCCTGTGTGGCTCAGCATGACGTCTAAGATGAATGAAGAACCAGTCTGTTTGGATTAGAATGATACAAGAATCGTTCATCAGTGGCTTCCCTGTTATATGAACAGAGCTGTCACTGTCCTTtgataaatgtctctttaaatgtCTCTCGAGAAATGTTGCAAATCTATTGGCCTGTCAAAATTGTGTCCCAGAGCAATATATAGTGTGGAGTGACTGTAAATAGCCTCCAGCAAATGCCAAACataatataatgtgtataaaGTAGGACAACAGGGCTAATCAATATGCAGCTTTTCAcattttagctatttttttttctaaacattttatgAGTGTTTTATATAAATTAAGCAATATTATTAATTTGAGTGATTTATGCTACACTGGGACTTCttgtcagcattttttttttcatttaaactataatttttatcttattaccatgttttttttttttttactttttttaagataatttaatttctgtacgtGTTTATTGTAAgaaattaaatattgaaaaattaaTTTTGAGTATTTATAGGTTGTCGCTATAATTAGGAACCATATTCAATACCTTACGAAAGTCTAGTTGATCATGTGGTATGAGAAattgcttatatgaaaggcaaaagcctctagattatcttattttaccaaaataaaaaagaatcatgccttgatttttaattatttcattaggacaataaggtctgacttttcctagacaaaagtcctgtcacttaacagaaataatgtacagtatagactaTAAAGTCAgggtgcagtgaaaaaagaattaatattgtgtatgactctcataaGCTTtcacgactgcatccatacatttctgcaatgactaAAATAACTCCTTTTTtaacaataatgttcatgtctggtgactgggctggccaatcatcgagcaccttgaccttctttgctttcaggaacttgtgtggaggctgaagtatgaaaaggagcgctaccctgctgAACTATTTGCCTTCTCCTGTTTTCGTAATGtaaagggcagcacaaatgtcatgatacctcaggctgttgatgttgccatccactctgcagatctcttgcatgccgcattactgaatataaccccaaaccatgatttttccttcaccaaacttgattgtTTTCCCTaagaattttgggtccatgcgggttccattaggtcttctgcagtatttgtaatgattgaaTTGCAGGTCAACAGAGAATTTATCAGAAATGTACAGTTAAGTCCATAAATATTTTGACATTGacacaattttaacatttttggctctatacaacAACACAATGGATTAGAAATTAAACGAACAAGATGTTCtctaactgcagactgtcagttttaattttgacatatgatgatgtgtgcaggtcttgtagtggtgtcccatttcttagagggaacatttgaagcccttccccttcacgcTCTGTTTTAATGGCTAAgggaaaggggtaggggtacaaagatagaattgggattgggataGAAATAGCATAATCTATTTTTGATGGCCGATCATTTTTGGTGGCCAAAAATTCAGTACATCTCTTATATCAACTCACTTCTAGATTCCaaatgttgcacatttctgccatgtgattggcttttagatcaatatagagtaaaaaagtccagagcttatcattgttataatATAACTTATCAGCCAAACCTTATTTACATGTACATATAAATGTACAATGTACATGTACAAAATAAATGCACCATTTTCAAAAACATCCACTTTAGTGCTCATTTACACAACAATGTAAACACACACGCGCAATAGTAACATTTTAATGAGTTTTGCCCATGTGTTTATATGACAAAGACATTTTTGGGACATAAAACATATAAATCTGAAAAAGGTTtacaataagtttttaaaaaagacCTGCCGTAACCTGTTTTCAgatgtactgtatatgttttaCAGTAGCAAAATAGCAGGCAATATGCATAAAAGGTTTACAGTTTTTGTCTGAAAACATTGCCATGTGAATGGCCCCAAAATATCCTCttgtaaatttaaaaatcaaaacaatttCAAAACTTTTATagttaggtcagttggcatttctgtgtggagttggcatgttctccccatgtttgcttgGATTTTTTTTCCGGGtacccccaaaagtccaaagatatgcactataCTGTAGATGATTTGGGTAAGCAAAAatttctgtagtgtgtgaatgtgaatgtatgGATGCTTCAAGTGATGGGTTGGTGCTGGAAGGACAATCCTTCcgttaaacatatgctgcatatgttggtggttcgttccgctgtggtgacccctgattaataaagacaaatgaaaagaaaattaatgaataaaacttTTATAGCTTACAGTttgcaaatcaaattaaattgactGGAAGTACTCATAACAGTGCAACCAATGTTGTCCAATGTACAAACAAATAACTAAAGAGCCAATTAATGTTTGGTAAATGAAATACACAGTGCATCCAGTGTActccaaataatgaacaaatgacTTTGGAGTGAGTCCTTCTAATTACTCATTTAAAAGACTTAAATTATTTAAGTCAGGGGTGCTCACACTTTTTCAGCATGCGGGATACTTATAAACAGTGGTgggaagagtactgaaaaatcatactctggacttttttactctatattgatttggacttttttactctatattgatgaCTTGCCTAAAAATTAAATGGAGGTAAAGTATCAATTGTAAATATTACccaagtatgagtaaaaagtaaacctttcaaaagtactcaagagtagtgagaattacgctgtaaaaagctgatgcgtttaaatgtaatttgtggatgtgtgtgtaaacgtaacattctgtagttcatttagttattgcccagcaggcacacaacatcataggacattaatataaggttagatttaggttgtgatgtcaagtgaccaaaattcaatgtgtaGCCAGTGtcgaatgtaatgtaatgtaatgtgtatttatacagcgcatttattgtgtatggccatacacccaaagcatgAGTAATTCAATCTTTACAATCAtgcgggggtggggggggggggggttctccacaccaccaccagtgtgcagcatccacttggatgatgcgacggcagccacaggacaacggcgccagtgcgctcaccacacaccagctattggtggagtggagaggcagtgatagagccaattcggtggaaggggatgattgggaggccatgatcgtaagagccgatagagggactttggccaggacacgaGGGTTatacccctgctctttcacgaaaAGTGCcacaggatttttaatgaccacagagagtcaggacctcagtttaacgtctcatccaaaagacggcgcccactgacagtatagtgtccccttcacttttactggggcattagaactcacacaaaccacaggttgagcgccccctgctgacctcactaacaccacttccaacagcaacctagtgttcgctagtggtctcccatccaggtactgaccaggctcagccctgtttagcttcagtgagtaaccggtcttgggctgcagggtgataatGCTGTGGCATAGAGACATGTGGCGAAGAACAATGTTATaattgatgtccaataatgacgtcaaatgacgttgatatttggtcaattttaggttgttagaaagtgacaaaaatccaacgtcgagccaacatcttaaaccaatgtcatattgatgtcaaatactgacatttattccacaggtatggcaaccaaaatccaacgtctgatagacgtcacagtggtaacatccacacaacttcaagctgtgacatcattagacattattatttggttggttttaggttggacattggcgTTGGTCtaacgttgagttctgatgtcaacccgattttcatttccaaacaaaatgcaacgtccccatggcattggggtacaacgtcaatctgacgtcttgtgcctgctgggtgtttaaggccattttggtcatcttACAGCAAACAtacatcatcttctcatcagtgccatgcatctaaacagtctctgagtCAATGTTTGTCAAGATTTAGGACATCTTTTAGGACACTTTTaaagcttccaaacagtttgctgcaattataaattacccatgtcttgaggtagttcattatgacgCGATTTATCTTCTATGAGTGATAGATTGCAATCGATGtattgggcacccctgatctaaatttatcttaatattaattttaagtaATGGTTTCTTTAATCCCAAGATCAGTCTTTTAGTCTATACCATTTCAGTTGAAGCATGAACAAAATTACACTTCTCACAAGCTTTGTGTTTTGGTACTTTCGTCAAAATTTTGTCCCTTTTATCAATAAATTCTaacaataaatgctgtttttgtttacaaTGGAAGAGTTAGTTCTTGTTGgagcattaaagagcccatattatgggtttttgaaaattcccctccatgtagtgtgtaacacagctctaagtgaagtgaagtatccagctaaggcttaaatctgtaagaatacagtgtttaaaactgttgattcatctataaaagagtcgactcatagtgcttcgaacgagtcgccttgataccgactcattaggtgtttcgccatgacgtacgaacgaaaccaagttattcacgtgcacgcgcaaacccgggagatttcaaacctgaggccccaccctctgacgcagaaacccagacacacacacacccacaaacacacacacacacacacacacaaacatgccggttgattgaagtcacactgcagatggatatattgagtctctacccaaagatgaaacctcagcattataaccaagcagttggaaacttctggaagctacatgctacaaagaatacttcatctgagtttgttaaaggaaggatcagtaaagagtaactgctggacgtcaggatgggtttcttccatttctcaagtgtaagtacgtgcggttaaagttgttgcctcgtttactctagcttgcaaatgtatttagttgtgatttgttacttgtaaccgcgtgtactgtatcaggttaactggctatattctcttatcgcgtgcaaagtcacgttaaaaacgcgacgcgtgctgtttgtttatggagctccgtgctagagttctgctcccgcgatttattcggaaatttattcccgcgccgcagaaatctgaattcaaaataaatttccgaataaatcgcgggagcggtcggtaacgggtttaatgtgggacgggagcgggctgctatgcgaattagaaagagagagtctgcttggtatgagagagcgtatgagagagagagagagcgaacgaacgaacgaacgagctctgtgtgctttgtgctgtgtatgtgtttatacagacagcttggctgtctggactgtatactgggtgatttttggttgtgttctccgctctagcgggaccgggcgcggcgggcagaaaacggagcgggttctcaggctaaaacctggcgggtgcgggcggaagcgggagcgttgtcatccggaggtgtgtgtgtgtttttgtgtgtgtgtgtggtatggcgagtacacaactgtctccttcgttcggttatccgtggcactatccactcgccatagtgtggcagctaaaatccacgcctacactatcgagcgtgtatgaactgtgattacttttatattgctgattagctattggccatttccctctctgactgaaggcagtcgaccaatcgcgacagactgtcatcggtccaatcagcgcagattagctccgcgctaaggaggggtttgggaacaaatgaatcactggacgattcatacaggagtcgctgggataattaggtaaaaataaatgcagattataagaccatgaaagtgttttttgaccttgcatgcatattagactgttgttggagacccttacaaccaagatatgaccctatttcatgtataatatgggctctttaagtgcAAAAAGATCTGAAAGCAATTGAGCTTCATATGAAGAGTTTGTTTCTTACTGTTCCGATGTAAGCTTGTTGATCCAGGCTCGATCTTATGTCCATTCCTCTGTCCAGTCCTGAGTAGTTGTTCCTCTCTCCAACACCATTCATGTCATTTATCAGGTCCTCGAGGTCCTGAGTGGTAAACTCCACTGGTTCACCTTCAGTGGTTTGAGATGAAGAGAGCTGCTGGGAAGAGCTGGTGCACAGCTTTGGATCCAGAATGGGCCTCTCCAGGTAAAAACATCCTGATGGCTGGAGTTCTGGCGGGAAGAGTGGAGAAACCTGCTGTATATCGCTGTCTATAACTTCAGCCATATTCCCACAAACCTGAGGACTTCTGAGTGCTTCACACACTTGCTCATGGAAAGGTGGAAGGTTTGAGAATTGCAAATGTTGGCTTATTGTCTGAATTGTGCTGTGTGAACTTTTGGGTAGTGTGATTCCTGTCCCATTGTATGACTGAGGCCTTGTGTCTTGGTGTTCATGAGGATCTATTTGGAGATAAGTTATTCCCTTCTGTGGAGTATAAGGTTGTATTTGTGTGAGTTGAATCTTTGGTTCAGTCTTGTCTGTTATGAAAGTCATTTGTTGTTCCTGAGATAGTAATGTAATAGTATCACATGAATCATTTGGTATTATGGTCTGGGCCGGGTTCCTAATGAGTTCCTGCTCCTTCATGTTGCCCTGGGTGTTTTTTGACACTGTACAGTCCATCTTTGTTTTAAGAGACTGTTGTACATGAGATAAAATGTCATCTGACAAGTCTGCCATATCATTATGACTGTCTAAATCCATATTGATGAACAGATCCTCATGTTGAAGGAACTTTAGATCTTCAAGGCTGATCCCTAAACTTCCCATGAAGTTCAGGATTTCACAGCTGTCATCTCTTTCAGAGCTGAAGACTGACTCTTGTTTGAATGGACAGCTTCTAGAGACTGAAACACTTTCTTGTGAGTTAATGGAATAGATCCCATCCAGATCCTTGTTCCCTAAGCTCTGTACCAACACTGAGCGCTCATCTGCAGGAGATAAATATATTGACTTGGGTTGCTTTAGCAAAGAGACCAGCAATGAGTCAGGGTTAACAGTTCTAGTGGTTTTGGGTTGGGTATTGCCATCTGAAGAGGCAGGATCAGAAGATGTGGGACAGTTCATGGCACAAAGAACAGCGTCGCCCGTAGTGAAGTTGAAGGGAAGCATCATTGCACGGTTTCTCAGGTTCTCCTCACCTTCCTCAGCCCtatcaaaagacaaaaaaaaaactcaataccatgcatatttaacattaaaagcaaattaaacaTTCCAAATTAagatttcatgctgactttaagaAAAAAAGTGGATTTGAAATGCCCTTGTAATAAAGTTTTACTAAGCTAATATGCTTATGTCTTGAGGCTGAATACTGCAGCATCTTGCccagttaattcaattcaattcatgttcatttatatagcacttctataatgtagattgtgtcaaagcagcttaacatagacattttagtaaattgaaactgtgtcagacAGTTTTCagactgaagagcaaatcaatgtgcagctccacatcCACTTTATCTTAATGAAGTCATTAAGATGAAAGAAGATGAAGTCaaacatttaattgtattttacaaAGAAACTAATTTCAAACGTGACATAGTTCCCCTTCAAATCAGGAACTTCAACGTTGTGTTTACTGACACATTGGGAATTGCTAGATGACCAATAACTCTGAAGAGTAAGAAAACAGGCCAATGAATGTCTATAAATTGGCGAAGCACAGCTTCTCACAGGTGTGGCTATTATAATCAGCTGAGTATACAGCATGCACCAAAAGGAGAGCAAGCCAAACTTTTCGCTTCAGAAGCCTCACATGACTGAAAAAAACTTCTTCTGAGCTAAATCCAGAGAGATCAAGCTTCATGGATctaattttatcctccttacactggctgtctgttaagttccgtattgattataaaatactgcttcttacctataaagctttaaataatctagttcCTGTTTATCTAATTAACTTCTGTCTTACTACAATCTAGTTTCACTACAAACTAATTTAGGGCTTCTAGTAGTAACTagaattagggttgggccgatagacgatgccatcgtccatcaccgaTGGCTGACAAACTTCaagatgctgagccggcatcacgaTCCATTGCCCCGCcctacatttatattgatatataacttattatttgcatgccatcttaatagcaataatggTCTTTtaatgagctgtgttaaatgttacatattgctgccacttgcacggctgacagcatggtgaggattaaatgaaggttTATACCGCACCTCTCACGCTTAAAATGtatagattcagtggcaaacactgttacctggtttctctcaaggtttttttttccttcacatttgtcaattggtgaagtttgttcctcaccactgtcgccattggcttgcttggttgggacttgtggaactgcacatcaatgaatttgctcttcagtgaactttcagcagtgaaaattttaccacactgaactgaactaaactaaacttcatctctgaaaactagactgacaacagcttcaatttactagaactactACCTAAAGGTGcgttgacaatctacattgtaaaaacactaTAGAAATTATGAATTGAATGTATCCAGTGCGTGTGATGATGCAGACAGCAGCCTTCAAGCTTGGTGTTTTGCCCTTTGTGTTTCACTGGGTACTTCTAAAAGAGCAGTCCAAAAAGAGCACATTTCCCTAAGAGAGCAACAACATTAGAcaacacgtctttttcaagatttTGTTCTGACTGCTTTTCTGGATGTGGTGGTTC
This sequence is a window from Danio rerio strain Tuebingen ecotype United States chromosome 16, GRCz12tu, whole genome shotgun sequence. Protein-coding genes within it:
- the ahr1a gene encoding aryl hydrocarbon receptor 1a translates to MSSSNIYASRKRRKPVQKSVKQPLTCVKSNPSKRHRDRMNEVLASLAREIPFPQEIVSTLDKLTILRLSVSYLRAKSHFKITLNSKSSSQQANNTKQAQEQPEGEFLLQAINGFLLVVTSSGIVFYVSSNIEDYLGFHQSDVIHQSVYELIHTEDRHEFQRQLHWALNPGFTPDSRQLVQASPDASRTCYSPEQLSLENSTCLERNFICRLRCLLDSTSGFLAVNFQGRLKFLYGQNESTGDGKRIPPQLALFALACPLQPPSILEIRTKNLMFKTKYKLDFTPIACDTNWNFVLGYTEAELCNSGSGYQFIHAADMMYCAEGHMRMMRTGKTGLTVFRLLTKQNRWVWVQSNGKLVYKNGQPDCIITSHRVITAEEGEENLRNRAMMLPFNFTTGDAVLCAMNCPTSSDPASSDGNTQPKTTRTVNPDSLLVSLLKQPKSIYLSPADERSVLVQSLGNKDLDGIYSINSQESVSVSRSCPFKQESVFSSERDDSCEILNFMGSLGISLEDLKFLQHEDLFINMDLDSHNDMADLSDDILSHVQQSLKTKMDCTVSKNTQGNMKEQELIRNPAQTIIPNDSCDTITLLSQEQQMTFITDKTEPKIQLTQIQPYTPQKGITYLQIDPHEHQDTRPQSYNGTGITLPKSSHSTIQTISQHLQFSNLPPFHEQVCEALRSPQVCGNMAEVIDSDIQQVSPLFPPELQPSGCFYLERPILDPKLCTSSSQQLSSSQTTEGEPVEFTTQDLEDLINDMNGVGERNNYSGLDRGMDIRSSLDQQAYIGTGSPQRNEPPTYAAYV
- the ahr1a gene encoding aryl hydrocarbon receptor 1a isoform X2, giving the protein MHNRLFFCFYYANGCWFPSLFRISFFCVFNIGNNIIKYWNYLGAINGFLLVVTSSGIVFYVSSNIEDYLGFHQSDVIHQSVYELIHTEDRHEFQRQLHWALNPGFTPDSRQLVQASPDASRTCYSPEQLSLENSTCLERNFICRLRCLLDSTSGFLAVNFQGRLKFLYGQNESTGDGKRIPPQLALFALACPLQPPSILEIRTKNLMFKTKYKLDFTPIACDTNWNFVLGYTEAELCNSGSGYQFIHAADMMYCAEGHMRMMRTGKTGLTVFRLLTKQNRWVWVQSNGKLVYKNGQPDCIITSHRVITAEEGEENLRNRAMMLPFNFTTGDAVLCAMNCPTSSDPASSDGNTQPKTTRTVNPDSLLVSLLKQPKSIYLSPADERSVLVQSLGNKDLDGIYSINSQESVSVSRSCPFKQESVFSSERDDSCEILNFMGSLGISLEDLKFLQHEDLFINMDLDSHNDMADLSDDILSHVQQSLKTKMDCTVSKNTQGNMKEQELIRNPAQTIIPNDSCDTITLLSQEQQMTFITDKTEPKIQLTQIQPYTPQKGITYLQIDPHEHQDTRPQSYNGTGITLPKSSHSTIQTISQHLQFSNLPPFHEQVCEALRSPQVCGNMAEVIDSDIQQVSPLFPPELQPSGCFYLERPILDPKLCTSSSQQLSSSQTTEGEPVEFTTQDLEDLINDMNGVGERNNYSGLDRGMDIRSSLDQQAYIGTGSPQRNEPPTYAAYV
- the ahr1a gene encoding aryl hydrocarbon receptor 1a isoform X1 — encoded protein: MNEVLASLAREIPFPQEIVSTLDKLTILRLSVSYLRAKSHFKITLNSKSSSQQANNTKQAQEQPEGEFLLQAINGFLLVVTSSGIVFYVSSNIEDYLGFHQSDVIHQSVYELIHTEDRHEFQRQLHWALNPGFTPDSRQLVQASPDASRTCYSPEQLSLENSTCLERNFICRLRCLLDSTSGFLAVNFQGRLKFLYGQNESTGDGKRIPPQLALFALACPLQPPSILEIRTKNLMFKTKYKLDFTPIACDTNWNFVLGYTEAELCNSGSGYQFIHAADMMYCAEGHMRMMRTGKTGLTVFRLLTKQNRWVWVQSNGKLVYKNGQPDCIITSHRVITAEEGEENLRNRAMMLPFNFTTGDAVLCAMNCPTSSDPASSDGNTQPKTTRTVNPDSLLVSLLKQPKSIYLSPADERSVLVQSLGNKDLDGIYSINSQESVSVSRSCPFKQESVFSSERDDSCEILNFMGSLGISLEDLKFLQHEDLFINMDLDSHNDMADLSDDILSHVQQSLKTKMDCTVSKNTQGNMKEQELIRNPAQTIIPNDSCDTITLLSQEQQMTFITDKTEPKIQLTQIQPYTPQKGITYLQIDPHEHQDTRPQSYNGTGITLPKSSHSTIQTISQHLQFSNLPPFHEQVCEALRSPQVCGNMAEVIDSDIQQVSPLFPPELQPSGCFYLERPILDPKLCTSSSQQLSSSQTTEGEPVEFTTQDLEDLINDMNGVGERNNYSGLDRGMDIRSSLDQQAYIGTGSPQRNEPPTYAAYV
- the ahr1a gene encoding aryl hydrocarbon receptor 1a isoform X3, whose amino-acid sequence is MFKTKYKLDFTPIACDTNWNFVLGYTEAELCNSGSGYQFIHAADMMYCAEGHMRMMRTGKTGLTVFRLLTKQNRWVWVQSNGKLVYKNGQPDCIITSHRVITAEEGEENLRNRAMMLPFNFTTGDAVLCAMNCPTSSDPASSDGNTQPKTTRTVNPDSLLVSLLKQPKSIYLSPADERSVLVQSLGNKDLDGIYSINSQESVSVSRSCPFKQESVFSSERDDSCEILNFMGSLGISLEDLKFLQHEDLFINMDLDSHNDMADLSDDILSHVQQSLKTKMDCTVSKNTQGNMKEQELIRNPAQTIIPNDSCDTITLLSQEQQMTFITDKTEPKIQLTQIQPYTPQKGITYLQIDPHEHQDTRPQSYNGTGITLPKSSHSTIQTISQHLQFSNLPPFHEQVCEALRSPQVCGNMAEVIDSDIQQVSPLFPPELQPSGCFYLERPILDPKLCTSSSQQLSSSQTTEGEPVEFTTQDLEDLINDMNGVGERNNYSGLDRGMDIRSSLDQQAYIGTGSPQRNEPPTYAAYV